The following coding sequences are from one bacterium window:
- a CDS encoding prepilin-type N-terminal cleavage/methylation domain-containing protein, which translates to MQRGFTLVDMMIVIAVVTIIASIAIPSIENTRRDENTMICLQHQEAISRWIADFVNQKQDELGAQRDKIQAAVEEYIAARLTANPSQRTSFVPVGGGLEDSATVPNAATLIAAGYSASLFVNSYAGEGALPGTGFTLVVTRKIVEGRTVYDVRVNSTANYKIGPSGGFLSSDDTRPNARELIAFGAPEGIFVCPERADKKEPIGFHYTLKGVTGDVECTTDLKGEHRDPNAQYVHSLD; encoded by the coding sequence GTGCAGCGCGGCTTCACTCTCGTTGACATGATGATCGTCATCGCCGTGGTCACAATCATCGCCTCGATCGCCATCCCCAGCATCGAGAACACCCGGCGCGATGAGAACACCATGATATGCCTCCAGCACCAGGAGGCGATTTCCCGCTGGATCGCCGACTTCGTCAACCAGAAGCAGGACGAGCTCGGCGCCCAGCGCGATAAAATCCAGGCCGCCGTCGAGGAGTACATCGCAGCCCGGCTCACCGCCAATCCCTCCCAGCGCACGTCCTTCGTCCCCGTGGGCGGCGGGCTGGAGGATTCGGCCACGGTGCCCAACGCCGCCACGCTCATCGCGGCGGGCTACTCCGCCTCGCTCTTCGTCAATTCCTACGCCGGGGAGGGCGCGCTCCCCGGGACCGGCTTCACCCTCGTCGTGACGAGAAAAATCGTCGAGGGCCGGACGGTCTACGACGTGCGGGTGAACTCGACGGCGAACTACAAGATCGGCCCCTCGGGCGGGTTCCTTTCCTCCGATGACACCCGGCCCAACGCCCGCGAGCTCATAGCCTTCGGCGCGCCGGAGGGCATCTTCGTCTGCCCCGAGCGCGCCGACAAGAAAGAGCCCATCGGCTTCCACTACACCCTCAAAGGGGTGACCGGCGACGTCGAGTGCACCACCGATCTCAAGGGCGAGCACCGCGACCCCAACGCCCAGTACGTCCACTCCCTGGATTAA